From a single Ochotona princeps isolate mOchPri1 chromosome 12, mOchPri1.hap1, whole genome shotgun sequence genomic region:
- the LOC118758007 gene encoding LOW QUALITY PROTEIN: protein FAM136A-like (The sequence of the model RefSeq protein was modified relative to this genomic sequence to represent the inferred CDS: inserted 1 base in 1 codon; substituted 1 base at 1 genomic stop codon) — MFQCSGSCCGDNQSLTQHLHXCIQWCPXDPGQAPALLRSKPQKFQDRLTRCAMHCNGKAKDSIDAGTKEPQVKQLDSCVTKCVTDHMHLIPTMSKRGKKALWNMGK; from the exons ATGTTTCAGTGCAGCGGCAGCTGCTGCGGGGACAATCAGTCGCTCACACAGCACCTGCATTAGTGCATCCAATGGTGCC AGGACCCAGGCCAAGCCCCAGCTCTACTGAGGAGCAAACCGCAGAAGTTCCAGGACCGCCTGACACGGTGCGCCATGCACTGCAACGGCAAAGCCAAAGATTCCATAGATGCAGGGACTAAGGAGCCCCAGGTGAAGCAGCTGGACAGTTGTGTGACCAAGTGTGTGACTGACCACATGCACCTCATCCCAACCATGTCCAAGAGGGGGAAGAAGGCACTCTGGAACATGGGAAAGTGA